In SAR324 cluster bacterium, the sequence TTACCAGCAGGTGGGAAGAGCAGGTCGTGCCTTGGATGCTGCCTATGGAATTTTGCTAAGTGGAAAAGAAGAGGATGACATTGCTAATTGGTTTATTAAAAGTGCCTTTCCCACAAATGAAGAGGTTAAAGAAGTAGTCGCTCAACTTGAGGCCCATCCTGCAGGCTTATCGGTGCCCCAGTTGCTAAAAGAAGTTAATCTTAGCCAAGGTAGGGTTGAAAAAACTCTATCGTTACTTGCACTGGAGTCGCCCCCACCAATCACCAAAAATGGGAGGCATTGGCAAAAGACGGAGGTTTCCTTGTCAGAGGATTTCTGGGAGCGGGCTGAACGCCTAACAAAACTTCGTCGAAGAGAACAGCAGCGAATGCGCGAATACGTGCATCTCCCATTCGGTCAACACATGTCATTTCTAATTAGCGAATTAGACGGTAAGCCGAGTGATGTCATTACTTCATCTTTGCAAGCATTGTCTGAAGATTTTCCCAAAGATAAACTCAGAGAAGCAAACATTTTTCTCAAAAGATACCACCTGCCAATTAATCATCGAAAGCAATGGCCTAATGGTGGACTGAAGCATTCAAACAACCACGGTAAGATTGCCAAAAGTTACCAAGCTAACTCTGGGAAAGTATTAAGTCTTTTGGGGGATGCAGGTTTAGGAGATTTGGTGAATGTTGGCAAAAACCAACAACAGTACTTTTCTGATGAGTTGATCGATGCTTGCGTAGTTATGCTCAAGGAGTGGGGTCCCCAGCCGGCTCCAACATGGGTGACCTGTGTCCCATCTTTACGGAATCCAACGCTGGTTCAAGATTTTGCCAAAAGACTTGCACAGGCTTTAAATTTATCTTTCAGAGTAGCAATTGAGAAGATTGACTCACGACCCGAACAAAACAAGTTTAACAACAGTTTCCAGCAAGCTAGAAACGTTGATGGATCACTTGCTACACTCCGAGACCAAATTCTCTCCGGTCCAGTCTTGCTTGTCGATGATGTTATCTTGTCTGGGTGGACTCTGACGATTTCGTCATGGTTACTTCGCAAAAATGGAAGTGGTGAAGTTTGGCCACTAGCACTTGCCCAAGGCAGGCCCAACGAATGATCTAAGGTTTTTTAATCGGCGTGCTTGACCAAATTAAAAAGTGATAATGTTAGTAGAATCAATTCTACCAGCTTACAGAGGCTGGTTGCATTTACTCCTCTGAAAGGGTTTTGATAGCAATAAAACTAATCCTGCCCCAATTTAGCAGGGTGAGGGGGCTGATCACTGATGATACTGACGAAAAAATTGAAACAGCGTTAAGAAAGCAATGATAGGGGAAGATTTAATTTTAGAGAGATCAAAGAGAAAATACGCTGCTAGCTTGTGGGTAAATAAATTTTAG encodes:
- a CDS encoding RecQ family ATP-dependent DNA helicase, whose product is MTEKVYSADRALELLRLGSGQVHTIFRDGQEEAIQQITDGDHRLLVVQKTGWGKSFVYFISTKILREAGCGPALLVSPLLALMRNQIAAAERMGVRAATINSDNIEKWTEVEVKIKQNEIDILLISPERLANERFRAEILGGLSLHVSLVVVDEAHCISDWGHDFRPHYRLLERFIRNMPSNIKLLATTATANNRVVQDLENVLGPNLRISRGDLNRPSLTLQTIRLESKAERLAWLSHQLTALAGHGIIYTLTVRDANQVANWLNSQGFDVEAYTGESGARRLELEQALSENRIKALVATTALGMGYDKPDLSFVIHYQMPSSVVAYYQQVGRAGRALDAAYGILLSGKEEDDIANWFIKSAFPTNEEVKEVVAQLEAHPAGLSVPQLLKEVNLSQGRVEKTLSLLALESPPPITKNGRHWQKTEVSLSEDFWERAERLTKLRRREQQRMREYVHLPFGQHMSFLISELDGKPSDVITSSLQALSEDFPKDKLREANIFLKRYHLPINHRKQWPNGGLKHSNNHGKIAKSYQANSGKVLSLLGDAGLGDLVNVGKNQQQYFSDELIDACVVMLKEWGPQPAPTWVTCVPSLRNPTLVQDFAKRLAQALNLSFRVAIEKIDSRPEQNKFNNSFQQARNVDGSLATLRDQILSGPVLLVDDVILSGWTLTISSWLLRKNGSGEVWPLALAQGRPNE